A region of the Clostridia bacterium genome:
TGCTATATGTGCTTATATATACGAATAACCAAAGATACTTTAACATATAAAGGTAATTGATAAAAAATCCAATGCATAATCATTCAACCCGAAGAAAAATCTTATTTTTTATAGCCGTTTTTCAGCGGTTTCCCTGGCACCTATTATCTCATAATTAACTATATTTCTATTCTTCGTAACAAATAACAGGTGTTCCATCTTCTATATTGTTAAAAATCTTTTTAGCCAAATACATTGGGACATTTACGCATCCATGGGTTCCGTTTCTCTTATAGATATTTCCGCCAAAAGAATATCTCCAGCTAGCATCATGTATTCCTATATTCCCATTAAAAGGCATCCAATAGGTTACTTCAGCTTCATAATTCGGTCCTCTTAGAGTCGATCCTGTTTGTTTATAATTAAGCATATAGACCCCAACCTTAGTAGCGTTTCCTCTGTTGGGATTGCCTGTTACTATGGGGCCTTGCGTTATAAGCATCCCATCTTTATAAAACCATAAATACTGCCTTGTTATATTGATTTCTACATAAGTATTGCCTATATCATTTTCGCCCCTAGATAAAGCCTTTTGAACATATATAGGTTCTTTTTCAAGCACTTCGCCGCGTTTTATATTTTCTAATAGTGCTTGTGTTTCAGCAGCACAATTCATTTTCCACCCGTAAAAACCGCCCTTAACTTCTACCGTTTTATTTGTAGATGTTTTAATTTTTCTTGCTGCACCAGCTGTATCATACTTTTTGCTCAATTCCTGCACATAGTGCTTAACTGCTTTTTCGTCTGTTACTACTTCCAAATCTTCATCAACACTAAGCCATTGATTTATAGTATTTTGATCCAATATTTCTTTTTCACTTCTAAGTATATAAGTGATTTTTGTTGATACATACTTATTTAATAAATTTTTAGTTACAAGAGTTTTATCAGAACTTAATGTGTACTTCGGATTTTCGTAGCAACGGCTTTTATTCAAATCCAATTTTGTTTGTCCTTTTAACACACTCATTTTTATAGCTTCATATAACCTATCTTTATGAATCTTATTCCCATATACCTCTCCAATCGCTTCATAATAGCCATTTGCATACTTAAAGCTTACATTTTGGGGTTCTATAATATCTTTGTTTAAACAATTTAATTCACTTATTCTATTTTCCAAATTCTCTTTATTATAAACAAACAGATCTTTTACATAATATCTTTGTTCCTTTAATAATGAACTTAGCCATTTAAACGAACTTTGCATTTTATCAATTTTATAAATACTGTTTTTTCTATTGTATTGCATTCCTATTTCTTGTCCTATGATTTCTTCTATTTCTCCATTTCTTTCTATTAACTGTAATCTATAATCCTTAACATAACTTATAAATATATCATCTACTCCGTCATGGGCTTTTAGTGGGACATCTACTCCATTTACTACTGTATTAAAAAAGAAATGATTCACAAAGTATAATGAAATAAGTAAATATATCAGTATTATTGAAGCTGTTAAAATTATTGCATTTTCAACAAACCCGCTTTTAAAAAGCTTTTTTGTATTAATATCCTTCATACCGATTTAAGTCCTTTACCCAAAATACAATCTATTTAAACATAATAACTAATTTATACTATGTTTGTGCTTTTGGTTTTAAGACTTAGAAATAAAGGTGCCAGGCGCCGAACTTTAGAACTTTTTTGATTACCCCACCTTGTAAGTTCTTTATTCGACATCTGGTACCTAATCATTTGTGTTATAGTTAATTACAAAAGGCTAAGGAGATGATATGCCTTGACAAAAAAAGCAGCGCTGCTGGTTGTTGATATGCAAAGTATCATCCTGCGCTGTGCTTGAGTATTTCATATAGATGACCGTGCTGATTGTCAAAATGTTTTTTTGTACCTTAAATTTGCATAATTTATAAGTGCCAGGGAAAGCTCCGAAAAACTCCATATCAAAAAAATAAAACTAACGATTCGAAAATACAAGACTCAAAAATTCGTTCTATGGGACTTATTTATATCAGGTAATGATTTACCATTCCCAATAAACGTGATATTTTCAAACATTGCGAGTTTTTCGGAGGTTTCCCTGGCACCTATTTATGAAATAGTAGACCCCTGGCTATAAGCAATTGTAGAGAGTTCCATTCCATTCAAAATGTTAACAGCCCAGAAGCATTGATATATCACGCTTCTGGGCTGTTTTCGCATTTACTTGTGGTACGGTTTTGCGTAACAGCAGTAAATGCCAAACTAGGATGTATCTATTGCATCTTAAGTATATTTACTCAGTGTAGATCGTATTAGTATTTATACTGATACTGTTTGTTGCTGCGTTCCACTCCACACCAAAGTTCATCGCCTTTCCAAAATCGCGAAGCTTGAAGTAATTGTTTCCGCCTATTGTATATGCGGTAAACTGAATTTCCTTACCGTTTAAATATATCTTAGAGCTAGTTTGAACTGCTTCCTTAGCTGCAGCACCTGAACCTGCCTTTAATTCTCCCCCTATCGGGGTATATGACATCCCCGTTGTCAGCTTTATTGCATTGTTTACTCCATCCCAGGCTACAGCAAACTGCTTTTTTGTTCCGTTGACTGCGTAGGCAAGATCCCGAAGTTTAAAATAGTTGCTTCCGTTTATTGTATACGCTTCAAATGATGTTGCTTCACCATTGACCAAAACTTTTGAATTGTTCGGTATAACTGTAGGTTTTGGTTCTGAGATCTTCTGTGGGTATGAAATTATACCCCAAACCTCACCCATACGAACCCATGCTACACCATCACTAAAACTATAAACGCCATCATAGATGTAAGGAATCACAACTTTACCCGTTTTATCTATAAAACCGGTTTTACCGTCTTTAAGTACTGCTGCCAGGCCTTCTTTAAAATCATATCCATAATCATACATGCAAAGAGCTATGACTTTACCCGTTTTATCTATATAACCAGTTTTCCGATCTATTTCTACGCGTGCTATACCTTCTCTAAAACTATTAACAGCATCATAGCTAATAGGAATAACGACTTTGCCTGTTTTGTCGATATAACCCTTCATACCGTCTTTTACTACTTCTATCAAGCCTTCTCCAGAGAGATTTGCACCATCATAAATGAATGGAACCACAACTTTACCCGTTTTATCTAGAAGACCAGTTTTACCGTCTTTTTTCACACGCACTAAGCCTTCGCTAAAACTAAAGACCTCATCATAAATTATAGGTATAACAACTTTGCCTGTTTTATCTATAGAACCATATTTATTGTTGTCTTTAACCATTGCCAAACCTTCAGTAAAGGAACCTGCCTCTTCATAATCAAGTGGTATAACAACTTTACCTGTTTTATTTATATACCCCCACTTACCGCCGCTCCAACCCCTTTTACCTTTTTCAAACACCTTTGCTAAATCTTCACTAAAGAAACTTGCATCATCATAATCAAATGGTATGATTACTCTGCCTGTCTTATCGATGTAACCCCATTTACCGTCTTTTTTAACCTGTGATAACCCTGAGAGAGATAAAACCGGTTTACCATTTGAAGTATATGTTGCTTTATCTACATCATCAAAAATAAAAGGTATAACAACTTGACCTATTTTGTTTATATAACCCCATTTGTTGTCATTTTTAACCCTTGCCAAACCTTCAACAAAATCACAGCCACCATCATAAATGAATGGAATCGCCATTTTGCCTGATTTATCTATATAACCTACATTATAGTCTTTTTTTACTAACGCTAAGCCTTCACTAAAATTTCCTGCTTCATTAAAAACTGTAGGTATGATAACTTTACCTGTTTTGTCGATATAACCCATCTTGCCGTCTTTTTCTATCAGAGCCAAACCCTCACTAAATATCCCTGTTCCCGAAGGCTGATAGTTATCTCCTAACCAAATAACGTTGTTCTCGTCCAAAGCAAATACATTCATATTCATTGCTAAAACTATCATTACCACTGCCATCAATATGGATGTGCTTCTTCTTAATAATTTTTTCATAAGCCTTATCTCTCCTTAATTAAATATTTAATATCAATATAGATCATTTATACAACAATTTATATACAATCATATGGGAAATTATATTAAGCTTTTAACATGAACAATAAGAATTATTTGCTAACTACTTACTTGTATATTTTACCACTATAGGCTTACACTAACAAGCATTTTAAGCTTAAGGGCCAGGCACGTCCCTAACTATGCACTTGAAATCATATTGCTAAATTAAACCTTCGCATTTACTTATGGTACGGTTCACTCTTAATAATCCTAAATCCCCTATACACCTGCTCCAGCAGTATCACTCGCATAAGCTGGTGTGGGAAGGTCATGGGGGAGAAGGAAAGCTTGTAGTCTGCACGCTTCAGTACTTCATCGCTTAGGCCCAGGGAACCACCTATTGCAAAGGCAATATTGCTTCTGCCCTTTATGCCCAGGTCATTGATGAAGTTCGCCAGACCTTCGGAAGACAGCTGTTTGCCCTGTATGGCAAGGGCTATTACGTAGGTGTCTTCCTTTACATATCTTAGTATGCCTTGTCCTTCTTTTTGAATGATAATAAGCTCCTGGGCGGGGCTTAGGTTCTCGGGAGCCTTCTCGTCGGTTACTTCTACTATTTCTAGTTTGCAATATTTTGAAAGCCGTGTTGAGTATTCCTCCACGGCTTCCTTGAAATATCTTTCTTTAAGTTTTCCAACTGTTATAATCGTTATGTTCATTACCTGTATTCCTCCGGCATCTCTGCAAGTTTTATATCTACAGAGTATTCCGTGCTATTCTTTATGTATCTTATTGTGATGGTATCACCGGGGTTTAAGCTGTAAAGTATGCTTTTGAACTTTACAAGGGTGTTCACTTCTTCACCATTGATATGGGTTATAACATCCCCTACCTTGAGTCCTGCCTCAGCTGCAGGAGTGCGCTCATTGACGTTGTATACATATATCCCCTTCTGTATCTCTATGTCTGTGGCGTAATAGCCAAGCATTTCGCTGTCCAGTGGGGTGATTCCCATATATGTAGCTACGAACTTACCATCTCTTATCAGCTTTTGGGTTATCGGCTTCGTAATATTTATCGGTATTGCAAAACCCAAACCCTCTGCCGATGCTTTTATTGTGTTTATCCCTATTATCTGTCCTCTGCCGTTTATCAAGGGTCCGCCGCTGTTTCCGGGGTTGATGGCGGCATCTGTCTGTATCAGGTCCTCCATTACGGAGCCCTCCTCAACCATTATGCTCCTGTTGAGCCCGGATACTATGCCTTGGGTGACAGTTCTTTCAAAACGCATACCCAGAGGATTTCCTATTGCAATAGTGGTCTCGCCTACTATAAGTGCATCAGAGTCTCCAAGCTCTGCAGCCGGCAAATCTGTTGCATCTACCTTGACAACTGCCAAATCTAGCAGAGTGTCCTTCCACAGCACCTTTCCGTCAAGCTCTCTTCCATCCTTAAAAAACACTGTAAGCTCTTCAGGATGTTCACCTACTACATGGGCATTGGTAAGTATGTATCCGTTTGGGTTTATTATAACTCCCGACCCTACACCTTCGTAGGACCGCTTCCCATAGAAAAGATCCCTCTCTACCGTTACAGTACTGATCCTTACTACTGTAGGTGTAACCTTTTGTGCTACTGCTGCCGCTACATTCAAATTCTCAGAAGGTGTTATTACCATCTGCTGACCTACCTGAGCATTGCCGCCCTGCTGTATAGGTGCCAGTCTATTATCCAAATATGAGGGCACTATTGCTGCGACAATAACTCCACCAATTACGGCACCAACAAGTGCAGTAGCAAAACATGAAAGTCCCGATGGTCTTTTATAGCTTCTGTGCGGGTCTTGCTCTTTGACCAAAGGCACATCTATAGTTTCAATAATGTTTTGTGCTGTGCTGTTGCTTTGTTCTGCTTCCCGAACTTCCTGTATTTCCTGATCAGCCTCTTCTTGCTGCTCTTTTGTCTTGTCATCATAATTGTCCAAAAACATCATCCTCCATAGGTAAAATGATTATATACAGATTATTCCCTCTGACATTAGCATATCCACCTAATGGTTACAAATGCATTAATCTTTATTCTGTTCAATATAATAGCACCGGCTAACGGAGCTCCTTGGTGCAAGCTCCAGCTTAATATCCTGGTTAACCTTTACTTTTTTCTCTTCCAGTATACTCTTTACTGTCTCATAGGCAAGCTCAGGAAAATTGTTTTCCTTGCTCAAATGACCTAACAGCACTTCGCGTACTCCAGTCTGCAGCAGCTCATATACTGCATTCCCTGCTGCTTCGTTTGAAAGATGGCCTTCATCGCTTAATATTCTTCTCTTTAAAAAATAAGGATATCTTCCTGCCTTAAGCATTTCTACATCATGGTTGGCTTCCAGCATAACCATATCTGAGCCGCTGATATTCTCTCTTACTGTATCGCTGAAATAACCTAGGTCAGTGGCTATGCTTATCTTTCTGCTGCCTTCATAGAAGCAGTAGCCTACAGGGTCTGCCGCATCATGGGGAATACTGAAGGTTTTAATGTCAATTCCTGCAATCTCCAGCTCTTCTCCTACTGCAATATGTCTGATATTCTCAGGCTTTACTGCTCCTATTAAAGAGGCCATGCTGTCCCATGTATTTATGTTGGCATAAATAGGAATTCCGAGCTTCCTTGATATTATACCGACGCTCTTTATATGGTCTGAATGCTCATGGGTGACCACTACGGCTTTTATCGCGCTGGTGCATACTCCTATGTTTTTTAAATTGTTCAGTATTTCCTTACCGCTTACACCACAGTCCACCAGCACTCCACTGTCATCGTTGCCTACATAAACACAATTGCCGCTGCTCCCGCTCGAAAGCGAGCATAGTCTTATCCCCATTTTTCCTCCAACGCAGATTGCACCTGATGCCAACTAGCGCTCCACTCTCGTGATATCTGCTCCTACGCTTTTTAATTTATCTACGAGGTTCTCATAGCCTCTATCTATATGTCTTAAATTACTTATCTCTGTCTCGCCTTCAGCTGCCAATCCTGCTATGACCATTGCCGCTCCTGCCCTCAGGTCTGTCGCACAAACTGGAGATCCCGAAAGCTTATGTATTCCCTCGATGATGGCAACGCGACCTTCAACCTTGATATTCGCGCCCATCCTTTTTAGCTCATCCACATGCTTGAACCTGCCCTCCCATATACTCTCAGTGATAATTCCCGTACCTTCAGCTATGGAAAGCAATACGCTCATAGGCTGCTGCAAGTCAGTAGGAAAGCCTGGATAGGGTATTGTCTTAATGTTGATGGCCTTTGGCCTTGCTACCGTCCTCACTCTTATGGAGTCTTCGTTCTCATCTATTTCTATGCCCATCTCTCTGAGCTTTGCAGATACCGATTCAAGATGTGTCGGGATTACATTCTTTATAAGGACATCTCCCTGAGTAGCAGCTGCTGCAATCATATATGTGCCAGCTTCCATCATGTCAGGTATAATTGCATGCTCACAGCCGCCCAAATGCTCGACTCCCTTTATCTTTATGACATCGGTGCCTGCTCCCTTTATATTAGCCCCCATTGCATTCAATAGGTTGGCTATATCAACTATGTATGGCTCCTTGGCCGCATTCTCGATTGTAGTAATGCCTGTGGCCTTGCATGCCGCCAGTATTATGTTTATAGTTGCACCTACACTTACCACGTCCATATATATCTGTGCGCCTATAAGCTCCGTTGCTCTGGCTTTTATTATCCCATGCTCAATCTTTATCTTAGCGCCCAAAGCCTCAAAGCCCTTTATGTGCTGGTCTATAGGCCTTATTCCTATGTCGCAGCCTCCCGGAAATGGTACTTCGGCCTTCTTAAACTTGCCAAGAAACGCTCCTATGAAGTAGTAAGATGCTCTCATCTTCTTGGCTATTTCGAAATCTACCTTATAGCCCTTCATACTAGTGCTGTCAATCTCAAGCTCTCCAGGATTACCCACATTCACCTTTGCGCCAACCTGCAGCAAGAGCTCCTTGAGATATTTTACATCATCTATGTCAGGCAGATTCTTTATAAAACATTTCGAATCTGATAATATCGCTGCCGGAATGATTCCTACTGCAGAATTTTTTGCTCCGCTTATGCACAATTCACCGTGAAGCTTTTTATTTCCCTTGATTATCAGTTTTTCTTCCAAAGCATAAACCCCTTTTACTTAGTATTGTAAATAAATAAGTTAAAACCTACTTTAAATCATTGCCTTTATATAGGCTGGCTATAACATTCTAATTATATCATTGTTTTATAAATTTGATAATATAGCAAAAAAAGGCTATTTTCTAGCCTTTTCCACACTTTCTACCTTTTCATTATACGCATTTATATAAATCATATCCTTGTCTGTCGTTATCTTCCATACCGGAAAGGCTGTTCCTTCCACTACTTTGGAAGTATCCACCTGACCACTTGCACCAGTACCGAAATAGTATCCCTGCTGGACCTCCCATACTTCAATGCTCTGAGCCGCAATGTCCGCCTTATACTTCGTCAAGGATAACAAAGCAATTTCCGGTGAAATCACATTTGCTTTCCTGCTCGCCTGCTTTACAGTATCAAACCATGTAATCCTTGCTCTTTGCACACCAGCATCATTTACATAAAATTCCATGACACTATTGTATATAACAGCTCCCTTGAAGGACTGACCATAAACAAACCTTTTATACCCCTCAAGGTCCTCTACCTGCCTGATATCAGCATTATCCTTCAATCCAAGCCTATCTAAAAACTCTTTTATGTGATTGCTGCAAGTCTTCTGGTCAATGGCCGCTGATGGCTTGATGCTGCTGTCTATGAAGACAAGCTCTCTGCTGTCCTTGATACTGATCTCCAAACTATCCCCTGAGAGCTTCACAGTGCTGCCATCTATTGATTCCTTCACCTTTATCTCAGGCAAAAAAATCCTCTTAGCGATATCTTCCTTGTTAAAGAGCTGGTACTTCACAGTTATTGAAGGCATCTCCAACTTTTTGAGCGGAACCTGGCCTTTTACTTTTATATCCCTTTCAGCCAGATAATTGGTGATTTGTTTTACACTTTCATCATCCACATAGCCAATACTGCCAGTGTTTGCCCCAATAATCATATATGCAAGGAAGATGTTAATTGCCAGAAAAACAGTTATCAAGATTGTTTTTGCTTTTGACCAATCCATTCAAAAATCCCTCTCTCATATGTTTTGCACTAAACACTTTAAACTGAATTCAGAATGTGCAAAACATTTTCCTTGATTAAGGCTTCGTCGCCGGAGGGACAAAGCCCATATGTTGCGAAAAGTACATAATCAATAAAACAAAAGCAAATGCTTCTACTGCTTTTGTAAATGATAAATCTTAATCACAACATATATGGGTGTCATAGAATTTATTTATCCAGTATTACCCCTATCTCTGCGTTTATAATATAACGCTGGTTCAATACTGTACCCGTTTCTGTTCTTTTTACTGTAACCTCTGCGACCCATACGGGTATGTAGTTAATATTATCTTTACTATAGTTTTCATAGTAAGCAAGGTACATATCTTTTACTTTAATGATTTTTTCACCACTTTGCACTTCTACTTTTTCGTCAAGGATTATATCCAGCACATCTCTGAATTCCATAACCTGCTTATACTCCAGCTCATCATTAAACTCCCTTACCACCCTTTTATAGCGTCTGACTTCATCGCCGACAATTTCCACTTCTATTGTATCGCTGCTCAAACCTGAATCCAATATTATCGGCAGTCCTTCATAGGTGTACCTGTATCGGATAATATAGCGGTCTCCATTCATGGTCTTTATTATATCAGATATATAGCTGTTTTTCGGAAACTCCATCGGAAACTCCAAATGCTTGCTTACAAAATCCGTACTTATATCAATTGCACTGCTTACATTAATGGGACTGCTTACAGTAGACTGCAAATTATAGTTTACATATTCCAGCATACCATTTGTATATAGCTTTACCACTTGGTCCTCTCTGTCGGTATAGACCAGCGTACCATCAATGTTTTTTATTATGCTTAATGAAGATATTTCATCATTGAAAAAAGCCGCTATACTGTCTGGTATCCCTTCCTTTGCCTCCAGCTCCTTTACACCGGACAAAACCGGCAATCCCTTTTCTCCAATCTTTGTGGGAACTACTGCGTTCTTGCCGTAAAACTTTGACTGGAACCTGTCAAGAAAGAGACATGATACTGTCGGCTGTTTTTCTAGGTTTGAAATTATAAAGTTCAAATTGTTCTGAATCCCGCTTGCACTCAATTCAAAAAGAACATTCTGCGCATTATCCTGCAGATACACCTTGTTTAGGCTCTGGGAGACAATTATCCCATCTATATCCTTCACTCCGATATCAGCAGCGTTGCTGATATTCATTAGCTTATATACTGCCTCTATTTTAAGCGGCATATTAAAAATAAAGCTTACTCCCCTTGTAGCCCTTATTTTGCTCAATTCCTCCTGTGGGAGCTTTTTCACAGCTTCCTTGCTGCTTGTCAGTATGGCTGTTCGAATTATTCTCTTGGTTTCTTTGAATATTCTGTTATATATTTCGTTATTTGCTTCATTGTCATATAGCAGTGTGCTTCTTTTCCCAAAGCTTACTACAAGCTTTGGGGGCTTCAAGAGATCAGACTTGTCATACTCGGCATTAA
Encoded here:
- a CDS encoding peptidoglycan binding domain-containing protein, with the protein product MKDINTKKLFKSGFVENAIILTASIILIYLLISLYFVNHFFFNTVVNGVDVPLKAHDGVDDIFISYVKDYRLQLIERNGEIEEIIGQEIGMQYNRKNSIYKIDKMQSSFKWLSSLLKEQRYYVKDLFVYNKENLENRISELNCLNKDIIEPQNVSFKYANGYYEAIGEVYGNKIHKDRLYEAIKMSVLKGQTKLDLNKSRCYENPKYTLSSDKTLVTKNLLNKYVSTKITYILRSEKEILDQNTINQWLSVDEDLEVVTDEKAVKHYVQELSKKYDTAGAARKIKTSTNKTVEVKGGFYGWKMNCAAETQALLENIKRGEVLEKEPIYVQKALSRGENDIGNTYVEINITRQYLWFYKDGMLITQGPIVTGNPNRGNATKVGVYMLNYKQTGSTLRGPNYEAEVTYWMPFNGNIGIHDASWRYSFGGNIYKRNGTHGCVNVPMYLAKKIFNNIEDGTPVICYEE
- a CDS encoding WG repeat-containing protein gives rise to the protein MKKLLRRSTSILMAVVMIVLAMNMNVFALDENNVIWLGDNYQPSGTGIFSEGLALIEKDGKMGYIDKTGKVIIPTVFNEAGNFSEGLALVKKDYNVGYIDKSGKMAIPFIYDGGCDFVEGLARVKNDNKWGYINKIGQVVIPFIFDDVDKATYTSNGKPVLSLSGLSQVKKDGKWGYIDKTGRVIIPFDYDDASFFSEDLAKVFEKGKRGWSGGKWGYINKTGKVVIPLDYEEAGSFTEGLAMVKDNNKYGSIDKTGKVVIPIIYDEVFSFSEGLVRVKKDGKTGLLDKTGKVVVPFIYDGANLSGEGLIEVVKDGMKGYIDKTGKVVIPISYDAVNSFREGIARVEIDRKTGYIDKTGKVIALCMYDYGYDFKEGLAAVLKDGKTGFIDKTGKVVIPYIYDGVYSFSDGVAWVRMGEVWGIISYPQKISEPKPTVIPNNSKVLVNGEATSFEAYTINGSNYFKLRDLAYAVNGTKKQFAVAWDGVNNAIKLTTGMSYTPIGGELKAGSGAAAKEAVQTSSKIYLNGKEIQFTAYTIGGNNYFKLRDFGKAMNFGVEWNAATNSISINTNTIYTE
- the rlmH gene encoding 23S rRNA (pseudouridine(1915)-N(3))-methyltransferase RlmH → MNITIITVGKLKERYFKEAVEEYSTRLSKYCKLEIVEVTDEKAPENLSPAQELIIIQKEGQGILRYVKEDTYVIALAIQGKQLSSEGLANFINDLGIKGRSNIAFAIGGSLGLSDEVLKRADYKLSFSPMTFPHQLMRVILLEQVYRGFRIIKSEPYHK
- a CDS encoding trypsin-like peptidase domain-containing protein, translated to MDNYDDKTKEQQEEADQEIQEVREAEQSNSTAQNIIETIDVPLVKEQDPHRSYKRPSGLSCFATALVGAVIGGVIVAAIVPSYLDNRLAPIQQGGNAQVGQQMVITPSENLNVAAAVAQKVTPTVVRISTVTVERDLFYGKRSYEGVGSGVIINPNGYILTNAHVVGEHPEELTVFFKDGRELDGKVLWKDTLLDLAVVKVDATDLPAAELGDSDALIVGETTIAIGNPLGMRFERTVTQGIVSGLNRSIMVEEGSVMEDLIQTDAAINPGNSGGPLINGRGQIIGINTIKASAEGLGFAIPINITKPITQKLIRDGKFVATYMGITPLDSEMLGYYATDIEIQKGIYVYNVNERTPAAEAGLKVGDVITHINGEEVNTLVKFKSILYSLNPGDTITIRYIKNSTEYSVDIKLAEMPEEYR
- a CDS encoding MBL fold metallo-hydrolase, whose protein sequence is MGIRLCSLSSGSSGNCVYVGNDDSGVLVDCGVSGKEILNNLKNIGVCTSAIKAVVVTHEHSDHIKSVGIISRKLGIPIYANINTWDSMASLIGAVKPENIRHIAVGEELEIAGIDIKTFSIPHDAADPVGYCFYEGSRKISIATDLGYFSDTVRENISGSDMVMLEANHDVEMLKAGRYPYFLKRRILSDEGHLSNEAAGNAVYELLQTGVREVLLGHLSKENNFPELAYETVKSILEEKKVKVNQDIKLELAPRSSVSRCYYIEQNKD
- a CDS encoding UDP-N-acetylglucosamine 1-carboxyvinyltransferase, with the protein product MEEKLIIKGNKKLHGELCISGAKNSAVGIIPAAILSDSKCFIKNLPDIDDVKYLKELLLQVGAKVNVGNPGELEIDSTSMKGYKVDFEIAKKMRASYYFIGAFLGKFKKAEVPFPGGCDIGIRPIDQHIKGFEALGAKIKIEHGIIKARATELIGAQIYMDVVSVGATINIILAACKATGITTIENAAKEPYIVDIANLLNAMGANIKGAGTDVIKIKGVEHLGGCEHAIIPDMMEAGTYMIAAAATQGDVLIKNVIPTHLESVSAKLREMGIEIDENEDSIRVRTVARPKAINIKTIPYPGFPTDLQQPMSVLLSIAEGTGIITESIWEGRFKHVDELKRMGANIKVEGRVAIIEGIHKLSGSPVCATDLRAGAAMVIAGLAAEGETEISNLRHIDRGYENLVDKLKSVGADITRVER
- the yycI gene encoding two-component system regulatory protein YycI, with the translated sequence MDWSKAKTILITVFLAINIFLAYMIIGANTGSIGYVDDESVKQITNYLAERDIKVKGQVPLKKLEMPSITVKYQLFNKEDIAKRIFLPEIKVKESIDGSTVKLSGDSLEISIKDSRELVFIDSSIKPSAAIDQKTCSNHIKEFLDRLGLKDNADIRQVEDLEGYKRFVYGQSFKGAVIYNSVMEFYVNDAGVQRARITWFDTVKQASRKANVISPEIALLSLTKYKADIAAQSIEVWEVQQGYYFGTGASGQVDTSKVVEGTAFPVWKITTDKDMIYINAYNEKVESVEKARK
- the yycH gene encoding two-component system activity regulator YycH, with product MIILNRERFKSIVLLFLVILSFILTTRIWFYTSIEGIFIMPGNKSIKPDFNAEYDKSDLLKPPKLVVSFGKRSTLLYDNEANNEIYNRIFKETKRIIRTAILTSSKEAVKKLPQEELSKIRATRGVSFIFNMPLKIEAVYKLMNISNAADIGVKDIDGIIVSQSLNKVYLQDNAQNVLFELSASGIQNNLNFIISNLEKQPTVSCLFLDRFQSKFYGKNAVVPTKIGEKGLPVLSGVKELEAKEGIPDSIAAFFNDEISSLSIIKNIDGTLVYTDREDQVVKLYTNGMLEYVNYNLQSTVSSPINVSSAIDISTDFVSKHLEFPMEFPKNSYISDIIKTMNGDRYIIRYRYTYEGLPIILDSGLSSDTIEVEIVGDEVRRYKRVVREFNDELEYKQVMEFRDVLDIILDEKVEVQSGEKIIKVKDMYLAYYENYSKDNINYIPVWVAEVTVKRTETGTVLNQRYIINAEIGVILDK